The window GGTCATCGGCTACGGTGGTATGCTCGGTGAGGGACTGCTCGCGGTGCTCGCGCTCTCGACGGTCGCGCTCGTCGGCTTTACATCCGAAGGCGGCGGTGTCGGGCAAGCGCTCCCGAACTTCGCACAGGGTGGCGGCATCATGCTCACCAGTTTCGGCATTCCGCAAGGATTCGGCGAACCGTTCATGGCACTCGTCATGGTGAGTTTCCTGCTCACATCTACCGACACGGCGCTTCGCCTCGGTCGATACATGTTCGAGGAAATCGTCGGCACGCCGGAAACGACCGTCCAGAGCGTCGGGTCGAACCGGTATTTCAACGCCGGATTCCAGTGTGTCATCGCGTTCGGACTCGTTGCGACGGGTACGTGGTCCGACCTCTGGCCGCTGTTCGGTGGCGCGAATCAACTGCTTGCCGCGCTCGCGCTCCTGACCGCGACCGTCTGGTTGGCCAACTGGAGCAAGAACAAACAACTGATCAGCACCGGCGTTCCGATGGTGCTGATGACGTTCGTAACGATCTGTGGCCTCCTTTACCTCGCACTCTACCAGAACGTGATTCTGAAATTCGTGCAAGGAGAATGGGGCGACGGCGGTGCAACCCTTGGTAGCATGATTTCCGCCGGACTGCAGACCGCCATCGCGCTCACCCTTATCGGACTCGCGCTCTCACTCGTCTGGAAGGGGTACAAAAACATCACGTCCGCCCGACGAGGACGAACCGGCGCTCCGGTTACCGACGGAGGCGAATCGGACGACTGAAAAACCTCACTGGGTCGGCCACCGAACGGAAATAGGGAAAACCGATTCCTACGATTTGAGTCGGCGCATCACGCGCTGAAGAAGACCTGCTTTTTGCGGTTCGATTCGCTGCCAGAGTACGAACGCCCGACTCACGTCGGCGTTCGTGCTGGCGACGATTTCCTCTCGCTCTGGTGCGACAACGACCAGATTGATTTCGTAGCGACCATAGTAGCCGAATTTCAGGAGGGTTCGGTCACGAAAGTCGGCGACGAACTCGCGCACCTCGGCGGGAATTCCATCGGCGACGAGGACGAACGTGAAGTCGGTACCGAAATGCTCCTCGTCGGCGGTTATCCACTCGTCGGCGAGTTCGTGGCCGAAGTCGGTGAGGCGTTCGAGGTCGGAACAGCGGACCGAATCGGTTCGACGAACGAATACGTGTTCTATCGACGCGTGATTGGCGTAGTTGAGCGATTCGTGGAAGAAGTGTTTCCGACTCTCCATCAACAACTTGCCGTAGAGGGTGAACTGTTCCCCGTGAACCGAGTACGACTTCTCTAGATCGTAGTTGACGAACAGTCGGTCGCTCACCCGGTCTACGTATTCGTCTTCCCAGTCAGGGACATCAGCGTCCGCTTCCATGCCGGAGCGTTCGGCATCCGTTCGACCCGAGTCGTGTGACTCGATACCGCCATCCATGCTCAACCGGTTGGTCGGGAGCGATAAATATCCACTGTTGAACGTGGGTCGGTACCGAGGTTCATTGCATATTTATTACAGATGTTAGTGTGTGACAAATTGGGATGGTGATAGAGCCATGACGCAAGCTGACCCACTCGGTCAAGCGATGCTCGACTATCAGCAAGGTGGACTGCGCGGTAGCTGTCAGTACCGAGATGGAGCGGACACACAGAACGGCCACATCTACGAACACTATTTCAGACCGCCGGAGGAGTGGAGCAACGACTTGAAAGCCCTCCTCGATTCGCTCGAATCGCCCGTGGTGGATGTCGGATGCGGGTCGGGCCATTACACCGAATATCTTCAAGAACAGGGCGAAGTCGTCGGAATCGACGTGAGTCCGGGCGCAATCGAGGCGGCGCGAGAGCGCGGCATCGAGAATGTTCGCGTGATGGATATGTTCGAGTTGGAGTTCCCACGGAACAGGTTCCAGTCCGCGCTCGTCAACGGAACCCAAATCGGTCTCGCGCAGTCGCTCGCTGGCGCTCGCGATTTCCTCACTGATGTCGCCCGCATCACGGCCGACGATGGCGTGACTGTCGTGGATAACTACGACCCATCGGCACTCGACCCGAGCGAGTTTTTCGGCTATCGACCCGACCCACGTCGGGGTGTTGCCCATCGAACCTTCCACTTCGAATACGTCAGAGACGGTGAGCGCGAAGTCGGGCGCGACCTTCATTTCGTCCTCTTCTCGCCCGACAGACTCCGCGATGTTACGGTCGGGACGCAGTGGGAAGTCGCCGAAGTGCAGGCAAACGAGGGGTACTACAAAGCCGTACTGGAAAAACGGTGAATGAGACGAAAAGACAAGCAAGGAGCGGAGAGGGATAACACATAACATTGATGCGTCCGTATCGAAGGTCATGGGTGGAAAACGGACCGAAGCGTGTGGCAGATGCGGTCTCTCGTCCGTTATCGACGCGACTTCGGACGGCGAACCACGTGATGTGTACGGCGAGGACCGTATCGAGGTATCCGAGTCGGAGATGCGAGCGGTCAGTAGGCATACGGAATTTTTCGGGAAGGCCAAAAACAAACTAAACGCGTTCGCCGAGCGAGTTACATACGGAAACATACGGGAATAACGTTCCGTTACCCAAAATCAAAAATTCCTCATTTCGGCCGATAAGACGGTGATTTCCGGGCACTGGCAGTAAGAAGTAAAACCCTGCACGACATACGGCCTACCCACTGAATGGAAGAGAGTATCTCTGGCTTCAAGCTCCGTGGTAGCTGGGGAGATATCGTTGAGCACGGCGAACGAATCACGCATGCCCTTCGTGAAGCAGACGTTTCCGGTGCGGCGTTCGAAGAATGGGACGAATGGCGACCGAAATCACACGAACGGCTCGGGGAGGACGTCGCCGAAAAGACCGCCGAGCAGGCACACGTCAGCGAAGGGAAGGGCGAACAAGCGGGTGAATCGCCCGACGACGACCTCCGAACAGCGGGAGAGAAACTGACCGAATCGTACGAAAAACTCGAAAGGGACGATACAGAAGGTGCGATGGACCGGTGGCAAGATTCGGTAAACTACGTCGCTCGTGCCGCCGACTCGGCGAGCAGAAAAGCGATTCGCAAAGTCGAGGATACGGTGTACCAGCGAGTG of the Haladaptatus caseinilyticus genome contains:
- a CDS encoding class I SAM-dependent methyltransferase gives rise to the protein MTQADPLGQAMLDYQQGGLRGSCQYRDGADTQNGHIYEHYFRPPEEWSNDLKALLDSLESPVVDVGCGSGHYTEYLQEQGEVVGIDVSPGAIEAARERGIENVRVMDMFELEFPRNRFQSALVNGTQIGLAQSLAGARDFLTDVARITADDGVTVVDNYDPSALDPSEFFGYRPDPRRGVAHRTFHFEYVRDGEREVGRDLHFVLFSPDRLRDVTVGTQWEVAEVQANEGYYKAVLEKR
- a CDS encoding DUF5828 family protein, with amino-acid sequence MEESISGFKLRGSWGDIVEHGERITHALREADVSGAAFEEWDEWRPKSHERLGEDVAEKTAEQAHVSEGKGEQAGESPDDDLRTAGEKLTESYEKLERDDTEGAMDRWQDSVNYVARAADSASRKAIRKVEDTVYQRVMTQLAPYYFDNDLVSANIQQTSRMEDGEEGFIFEVNVNDDELKERVSDLLTTYEDEIDRWHVDVVKETETVEAAEGVEAPKPGDGPQADRT